GGCTGATCTTTCTGCTATTCGAGCCAATTCTTCAGGGGGGTAGAAATCGAGATGGTAATACAAACCGAATCGGTCACGCAGGGGTGCCGACAGCAACCCGGCCCGCGTGGTAGCACCGATCAATGTGAACTGCTTCAGCGGGACGTTGATGACTTTGGCAAAGGCACCTTTATCAACCACGAAATCGACTTTGAAATCCTCCATAGCTGGGTAAATAAACTCCTCGATCACGGGGGAGAGGCGGTGGATTTCATCGATAAAAAGAATGTCGCCTTCGTTTAGATTGGTGAGAATACCCATCAGATCGCCGGTTCGCTGGAGCGCCGGACCGGCCGTAGCAACCATCTTGGTACCCATCTCATGAGCGATAATATGGGCCAGCGTAGTTTTGCCCAATCCCGGCGGGCCATAGAAGAGAATATGCTCGACAGATTCTTTGCGCTGGCGTGATGCCTCAAGTGTTACTTGAAGTTTGCCACGCAACTCATTCTGTCCTATGTACTCATCAAGACTCTTCGGTCGCAACGAGACAAATGCCTGGTCTTCATCGGGTTGGGTTTGGTTTCCGGATACAATTCGCTCGCGGGCCATTTCAGGTCTCTTTCTGTCGTTCGTTCCTGAATACTATCGCAATCAAATCTTCGACCCGACCAATTTTAGGCTGACCCGATTCGGGCTGACCCAAGTTGGGCAGGTTTTGCAGAGCAAGATCGATCATCTTTTGGGCTTCGGTACGAGTATACTGAAGTTGTGAGAGAACCTCAAGCGCTTCCTCGATAAACGGCTCGGTGGAGAGTTTCTTTTTGTCTTTTGATAGCGCTTCGGTCTCTTTGGAAAGAGCAAACTTGGCAACTTTACCATGCAGCTCGGCTACGATCTTCTCGGCCAGTCTTGCTCCAACTCCCGGCAGACGATTAAGCCGGGCGGCGTCTTTCGTTTCAATGGCGGATGCTATATCACGGATCGGAAGAACGAGTGACTTGAGAGCTTTCTTGACGCCAAGCCCCGAGACCTGGGTCATCAGGGAGAAAAATTCACGGTCGATACGGCTTGTGAATCCAACCAACTTCGGGTAGTGACTCGATTTTCGGTCACCGGCCTGAATAAAGTGGATCGTTTCGAATTGCATCTCGGTTCCAATCTTGCCGTTCTCTTTGAGTCGATCCGCCAGCGCAGAGGGCAGCAAGACTTCATAAAAGACGCCACCGTTTTCGACCAATGCTCTATCCTCGGTGACTTCGGTGAGGATTCCTTTGATGCGGCTAATCATGTGGTCACCATCCTGTTGTGGGCCAAAGCTCGTAAATGACACAGCGCCACGGCGAGGGCGTCGGCGGTGTCGGGAGGTTCGGGGACTTCAGGCAGATCGAGTGCGGAACGGATCATCAGTTGCATCTGCTGTTTACTGGCCCGACCGTTGCCTGTGAGTGAATTCTTGACCCGCGTAGAGGCGTAGGGGATGATTTCTATTCCCGCTTCGGCAGCCTTGAGAAAAACGACTCCACGGGCGTGGCCCATAATGATGGCCGTTTTCGGATGACCATAATGCGAATACAAATCTTCGATAGCGATTGCTTCAGGCTTGAACTGGTCGATTATCGTTTCGATCTCACGAGCTATCTCATGCAACCGATCGGCCATGTAGGCTTTCGCGTTGGTGCGGATAACTCCGGCTTCAAGGACAGTGATCCTGTCGTCTGCTTCCTCAAGCAAGCCATAGCCGGTGATGTTGAGACCGGGGTCAATGCCAAGTACTCTCATACTTCAAACAAAGGGTAATTGCGCGAGAACTCAACAAAAAAGGGGGTGGGAGTATGTCACATATCGAGTGGGACAGACGGAGGTGTCTGTCGCCACGGAACCCTACAGGACTGTGTTCCGGCAGGAGCGCAGGGCTTCTGACCTACAAGACTGGATACCGGATCAAGTCCGGCATGACAGATGGTTAGGGCAGACGTGATGTCTGCCGTTCATATTCGAATGCGGGCTAATGCTGTCTAAGCCAGTTTTTCTAACAGCGTCTCGTCGATGTCGAAGTTGGAATAGACTTTCTGGATATCATCATGGTCCTCAAGTAACTCATACAGC
This genomic stretch from Candidatus Zixiibacteriota bacterium harbors:
- the ruvB gene encoding Holliday junction branch migration DNA helicase RuvB, which gives rise to MARERIVSGNQTQPDEDQAFVSLRPKSLDEYIGQNELRGKLQVTLEASRQRKESVEHILFYGPPGLGKTTLAHIIAHEMGTKMVATAGPALQRTGDLMGILTNLNEGDILFIDEIHRLSPVIEEFIYPAMEDFKVDFVVDKGAFAKVINVPLKQFTLIGATTRAGLLSAPLRDRFGLYYHLDFYPPEELARIAERSARILGTTIPTDAAGAIAERARGTPRIANRLLRRVRDYADVKNDGAITAKIAGKALDAEGIDNLGLDALDRKFLQVIIEYYKGGPVGVEALAATLNEELDTLVDMVEPYLLKTGFVRRTKRGRMASSEAAKHLGLNIPDPGSQQRLL
- the ruvC gene encoding crossover junction endodeoxyribonuclease RuvC, with the protein product MRVLGIDPGLNITGYGLLEEADDRITVLEAGVIRTNAKAYMADRLHEIAREIETIIDQFKPEAIAIEDLYSHYGHPKTAIIMGHARGVVFLKAAEAGIEIIPYASTRVKNSLTGNGRASKQQMQLMIRSALDLPEVPEPPDTADALAVALCHLRALAHNRMVTT